One segment of Meriones unguiculatus strain TT.TT164.6M chromosome X, Bangor_MerUng_6.1, whole genome shotgun sequence DNA contains the following:
- the LOC132646030 gene encoding paired mesoderm homeobox protein 1-like has product MDARQGCCLSFRRLLGQGPNEDQEQQIGGNAVVFSETGEEGGKQGLVQVKLSQGEFAQGKVAQEDLAQLSPTLEDTGVVQEAENKEEMEGEYAGIGASGSVDDKIHQKEVPSSSDQPQPQQEAAMSEDDWNLLDEDKQPPRRRRRFTLSQLQDLERLFHETRYPSLQARNDLARWMGVSEADVQDWFKTRRTISRKSNRLVTFYSVPPGPRNNAS; this is encoded by the exons ATGGACGCTCGTCAAGGCTGCTGCCTCAGTTTCAGAAGGCTGCTTGGTCAGGGACCTAATGAAGACCAGGAACAACAGATTG gTGGGAATGCAGTGGTCTTCTCGGAGactggagaggaaggaggcaaGCAAGGGCTTGTACAGGTCAAGCTTTCTCAGGGGGAATTTGCTCAGGGCAAAGTTGCTCAAGAAGACCTCGCTCAGTTAAGTCCTACTCTGGAAGACACGGGAGTAGTACAGGAGgctgaaaataaagaagaaatggaaggagaatATGCTGGCATTGGTGCTTCTGGCTCCGTGGATGACAAGATCCACCAGAAAGAAGTCCCTAGCAGCAGTGATCAGCCACAGCCTCAGCAAGAGGCTGCTATGTCTGAGGACGACTGGAATCTACTGGATGAGGACAAGCAGCCTCCCAGGCGCCGGCGCAGGTTTACACTGTCTCAACTTCAAGATCTGGAGCGCCTTTTCCATGAGACGCGCTACCCAAGCTTGCAAGCAAG AAATGATCTTGCAAGATGGATGGGTGTGTCCGAAGCTGATGTGCAG GATTGGTTTAAGACCAGGAGAACCATTTCCAGAAAAAGTAATAGATTGGTGACGTTCTATAGTGTGCCACCTGGTCCCCGGAACAATGCTTCCTAA